The genomic segment GCCCGCACCCGCGAGGAGCTGGTCCATGACGGACATCGAGTCACGCACGGACCCGGCGCCGGCCCGCACGACGAGTGGCAGCACGCCGTCCTCGACCGGGCTGTTCTCCTTGCCGCAGACCTCCGCGAGATAACCGCGCAGAGTGCCCGGCGGAACCAGGCGGAACGGATAGTGGTGCGTACGCGACCGGATCGTGCCGATGACCTTCTCGGGCTCGGTGGTCGCGAAGATGAACTTCAGATGCTCGGGCGGCTCCTCGACCACCTTCAGCAGGGCGTTGAACCCCGCCGGGGTGACCATGTGCGCCTCGTCGATGATGTAGATCTTGTAACGGCTGGAGGCGGGCCCGAAGAACGCCTTCTCGCGCAGATCACGGGCGTCGTCCACACCACCGTGCGACGCGGCGTCGATCTCGATGACATCGATCGATCCCGGCCCGTTGCGCGCGAGGTCCTGGCAGGACTGGCACTCCCCGCACGGTGTCGGCGTGGGCCCCTGCTCGCAGTTCAGACAGCGGGCGAGGATGCGTGCGCTGGTCGTCTTTCCACAGCCCCGCGGCCCACTGAACAGGTACGCGTGGTTGACCCGGTTGTTCCGCAGGGCCTGCTGCAGCGGGTCAGTGACATGCTCCTGACCGATGACCTCGGCGAACGACTCGGGGCGATAGCGACGGTACAACGCAAGGGACGACACACATACGAGGTTAAGGGGACGGACTGACAACCGGCCCCATCCCGCCCACACACCCGCGCCGACCAGCGGAAACACCGTTCCCGCCCACGCAGACGCCCCCCACGCACCCGCCAGAGCCGACCTACCCTTGCTGCCTTCCGGCCCTGGGGGAGTTCAGTCAGATAGCGCCACGTGAGGGGCTGCCCCCCACCTTAGCCGATCCCCACCCCCACCGGTCCACCTCCTCCGCCCGACCCCGCCCGTGACCCACCCACACCCGAACCGATCCGGACGGGGTGCGCGAGCACCCCTCAACGTCTTGTATTGTTTGCGGCGGAGGATTCGCCTAGTGGCCTAGGGCGCACGCTTGGAAAGCGTGTTGGGGGCAACCCCTCACGAGTTCGAATCTCGTATCCTCCGCCATTGCTCTCACCGGGCAATACGTTGAAGGGCCCCGCAGCTTGCTGCGGGGCCCTTCGGCGTTCGTGGTTGCAGTTCTGGTTGCAGTTCGTGTGGCGGCCCAGCCTGGAACCGCCAGACGGTCCACTACCGGCACCTAGGCATCCCTCGCAACTTCGACCGGCTTTGTCGGTGGTGAGTGGTAAGTCTGTTCTCCTACCGATCGGCTTCTCGGGTGAAGGGGCGGACAGCCATGGCGGGGGAGAGCTACGTCGACCACGAGGTCCTCAAGTCGTACGCGAAGAGCAAGGTGAACGTGCCGAAGGAGGAGGCGAAGGAACGCCGCCGCCAGGTGAACTACCTGCGGGAGCGGCTGGAGGACTACATCGCAGCCCACCCAGACTTCGACCTCGTGAAGCTCCGAGCATCCGGCAGCACGGCCAAGCACACAGCGATCCGTCGCAGGCGCGGCACAGGGTCTGACGCGGATGTCGCCGCGTACCTGCGCGTCGGCGATCCCGCCATCGACGTCTCGACGGCACTGGCCTGGCTGGAGAAGCGTTGCAAAGAGGTCTATGGCAAGACGAAGGTTGCGGAGGACTTCAAGCTCTCCGACCACGCCGTCGGTATCACGATGCGGGGCTCCGACTTGAAGATCGACGTGGTGCCGGTGCTCTACACCGGCGAGCCGGACGACCAGGGCTACCTGGTCACCAGTGGCGGCATCAAGGTACTCACCTCGGTCACGCTGCACCTGCGCTTCATCGAAAAGCGCAAGGGGGAGGCCGGCGACGGCTACCGGGAGCTTATCCGCCTGCTGAAGGGATGGGTCCGGGAGAGCAAGGAGGGCGATCCGCAGCTGCGCTGCAAGTCCTTCCTGATTGAACTCTTGGTCGCGCACCTCTGGGACGTCGGCTGGAACGGACAGCCGCTGCAGGTTGACGACTATCCGCGGGCGATCGAGCAGGTCCTCTCCTACATCGTCCGCACCGGCCTGAAGACACCGATCACCTTCACCGACTACTACACGGCCGACGAGGTGAGCGCGACGACAGACCCTATCCAGGTCTGGGACCCGGTCAATCCGGAAAACAATGTCGCTCGCGGCTACACCGAGTTCGACCGCCAGCGGTTGGTCAACCACGCCAAGACGACCCTCGACACGCTCACGACGGCCGCCTACGCGACCACGAAGAGTGAGGCGCTCGACCTCTGGCGCGAGCTGTTCGGCCCCACCTTCCCGGGAGAGTGACCATGACCGGCTCGTACTCCAGATCCGCTTCCGGCTCGTTCACGATCACCGATGCCCGCTACGTCGGAGGCAGAGTCGCTGCGGACCTGCGCCTGCTGTACAACCTCTACGGCGAGCCCTCCCTCGAGAGAATCGAGAAGTTCGCCGAGGAGGTCGCCCTGCTCCTGCGCGACGGCTATCTCGACACCGTCGACTACGGCTTCCGCGACACGGCAACCAACGCCTGGAAGTTCCGCCTGCGCTATAAGGCCACGGCCGGCGGCCAGCTCATCGACTCCCGGCCAGGCAGCTTCCCTGACGCGGTCGACCTCACCGGCTACACCTTTCATAGCTTCCTGGACTACAGCTCTACCTTCTGGCTCCTGACCAGCAGCCAGAAGGCTGGGGTCAAGGAGGCCCTGCCGATCTCCCGGACGACCGGCACCGCCCCGAGTGCCGTCGCGGGCACCGGCACCACGGGGCACGGCTACGCCCGCAACGGCACGGGAGTCTCACGCGACGTCTACGTCGCTTACTAGTCCGAAGCCTTTGAGCAGGAGGAACGAGCACGTGACCAGCCAGGACGATCTGTTCCACCCCGTCATCGAGTTGCCCGAGCCCACCCGACGCGCCCGCTACGACCGCTTGATCGGCCTGGACGAGACGAAGCTGCGCCTGCGCAAGGAAGCCGCGCTCCTCGCGGATCCGCGCCGGCTTCGGTCTTGGGCCGCGCAGTACCACGGTGGCGACGTCGCCGCTCTCGCTCTGTTCGCAGACCGGGCGCCGCTGTTCGTTTTCGCAGGCGACGTCGGCTCCGGCAAGTCCGCGCTGGCCGAATCCTTCGGCTGCGACCTCGCCGACTGGCTCGATCTGCCGGTGTACCTATACCGGCTCAAGCTCGCTACCCGCGGCAGCGGCTTGGTCGGCGAGATGACCTCGCTCATTGGAGACGCCTTTACCCACATGCACACAGTGGGCAAGCGGGCGTCGGGCTCTGGGGGAGCACGCGCAGTGCAGCTTCTTGTCGTCGACGAGGCGGACGCCCTGGTGCAGTCCCGCGAGGCCCAGCAGATGCACCATGAGGATCGCGCCGGCGTCGACGCGTTCCTGGCCGGCATCGACGGCTTGACCGGCGCCGCGCTCCCGGTCGTCATCGTGCTGTGCACCAACCGGGTCGGCGCCCTCGACCCGGCCGTCATGCGCCGCGCCGCGGCCACATTCACCTTCACCCGCCCCAGCGACGAGCAACGCCACGCAGTCCTCACTCAGGCTCTCGACGGACTCGGCATCCGACCGGAGACCGTCCGCAAGGTAGTCGTGCTCACCGGCCCTACTGAGGGACGCCCCGGCTACACCTTCTCCGACCTCACCCAGCGCCTGGTCCCGGCAGCTGTCTTCCGTGCCTTCCCCGACCGGCCCGTCATGGACGAGGACCTCCTCGCCCTTGCCGAGGAGATGGAGCCCACCCCCGTCTTCACCGAGGAGCGCTGATGGCCCACCTCCCCGCCCCCGGCCCCACCAGCGTCCGCACCACCGGTGACTATTACCAATGGCTAGTCGCCTGGGAGGCATGCCTGACCCTCCTCCGGGAGAACGCCGCCCGTTCGCATAACCCTGTGCGCGCCGTCGGCGTCGAGCTTGACGGCGTCGGCAATCTCGACGACGTCGTCATGCTGCGCGATGTTCCTCCGAGCACTTACAAGCAGGTCAAGTACGCGGTCGACAGCGCCACACCGGTCAACGTGGAATACCTGACCAAGCCCAGCAACAGCGGTGGCCCGTCGATTCTCAAGAAGATCGCCAGGACGTGGAAGCAGTTGACCGCAGACGGCGGCAGCGTCGAACTGCACTTGGTCACCAACCGGGCGGCCGATCCTGCTGATGATCTGGTGAAGGTCTGCGATGCCCGCACCGGGCTTCTGATGCCAAAGGCAGGCGTCGGCGGAGACAAGTCGGATCGCGGCAAGGCCCGTGCCCGGTGGGCCGAGGAAGCAGCTCTAACCGAGGCTGAACTCCTCGACCTGCTGTCGGTTCTGCACTTCGACCTGTCAGTGAACATGGTCAAGTACCAGGAATATCTGCAGCTGTTGATGGCCGTCGCGGGTCTACACAACGACCAGCGGGCGTTGGAGGCGGGAGCCGGATGGGTCGCCAAGATGGTCCGCGATGGCCAGCGCGAGCTCACGCTGGCCATGGTCGAGAGTGCCGTCACCGAGTTGGGCCTGGAGGCCGGCCCCGCTCGGGCCGTCCTGTCGATCGCCACTCTTAAGCCAGACCCGATGGCCCCGGACGCCGACCACGCCATTGATTGGGTTGACCGCTTCGAAAGCGAATCCGAGTACACGAAGCGTCGACCCTTGTCGCCGAATACCTGGGCCCAGCTGCAGGCGGACATTGAGGCCGCGCCCGGGCGCCTCCCCGCCGGTACGACCGCCGTCTCCGTCACGGGCAGCATCCGTCTAGCGCCAGCCTTCCTGGTTGGTACCACGTTCCGCATGGTCACAGGGACCGACCTGGCAGCGCTGCAGCGGGGGAGGGCCGGCAGCGAGCTCTGGTCCACCAACGACCCGTTCGAGACCCCCTTGGCCCCGGAAGTCGCTGAGTACGAGCTTGGCCAAGGCGACGAGATCGCTGTCGCCATCGCGGTCGCGACGGAGATCACCAGCGACGTCCTGGAGTACCTGCGCGAGCAGAACCTCCCGGTCGGTAAGCTCATCGTCTTCGCCCCGCCGAGCGGTAAGGCGAATGACGGCTCCGTCCATGGCAGCACCGCCGCCAACGCCTTGGCAGTGGGCATCCGCGATCATCTCCGCCGCTCCACTCGCCGAGTTCAGCGCATGCACCTCTTCCTCGCCTGCCCGATGGGACTTGCTGTTCTACTGGGCAACCGATGGAACCGGCTGTGTCAGACCGTTGTTTACGAGGACATCAAGATCGGCGACGGATACGAAGCAGCATTCACCGTAGAGGCATAAGAGGCTCAAGCCCAAGGGCACCGGACCTCAGTGTTCAGAGGGTCGCCAGCCTCTGCGCAGAGTGCGGGCTCCGACCATTGGCGATCGGAGCCCGCATGGCCCACCTGCAGCAGGATCAGAGGGCGGGTGGCTCGCCAGCCCAGGGCCAAAGCAGCCCACCGACCTTGTCCGCTGTGTCCTTGAGGACGCGGCTGGTCAGGTGCTGATAACGGCGGCGCATCCGCGCGGACTTGCCCGGTTCCCACCCCATGATTCCGTCCACCACCGCGTCAGAGACGCCCAGGATCAGCAGGACGGTCGCTGCGGTGTGGCGAGCGTCGTGGAGGCGGCCGTCGCGGACTCCCGCCGCCTTCAGCAAGTCCTTCCACTTGTGGAAGTCCGTGTTCGGGTTCAGAGGCTCGCCGGTCGGCGAGGTAAAGACGTACCCCTTCTCTGTCCACAGGTCCCGTCCGCGCTTCCGCTCGCGGCCCTGTTCCTCCTTGTGCTGGCGAAGTAGCTCCATCAGCTCACCCGGGACGCCGATGGGCCTCTGACCGGCCCGGGACTTCACGCTCTTGGTCTCACGCCGGGTGTTGATCTTCTGGGGGCAGAAGCCCGGCTTACGCCCGCAGCGGTCGCCGCAGCCGTGCTGGTAGCGGGGCCGCAGCCGGCCTCGGCGCACGCGGATCACATTGAGTTCGAAGTCGACGTCACTCCACTGCATGCCGAGGACCTCGCCCTGTCGCAGGCCGAGCGCGAGGGCGATGACCCAGCGTGCGGTGTTGCGATGCTTGTGCGCTTCGGCGAGCAGGCGCTGGACCTCCTCTACCGAGTACGGCTCGACCTCCTCCTCTTCAACACGAGGGCCCTTGGCGATCGTTGCTGGGTTGACCGTGAGGTGAGCCCGCCGCACCGCCTCATTGAGGGCGGTACGGACGGTCCGGTGACTCTGGTGAACGGTGCCGGCCGAGCTTCCGTTGTCCTGCATCTTCTTGTAGAAGCGCTCCAGGTGCTCTGGCTCCAGCTTCTCCAGGCGGTGGGCACCGAGGCCGGGTATGAGGTGGTGGTAGACCGCGACACGGTAGCCATCGATCGTGTTCTCGGAGACGTTCGGCGCGGCAATGTTCTCGACCCAGTGGACGAGCCAGGTCTCCAGCGTCCAGTTCTGGCCGGCCTTGCGGACGGCTCCCTTGTCCCGCTGGCGCTCCAGTTCGCGGACGGCCCTGGTGACGTCAGGGCGGGTCTTCCGACTGATGTGGCGCCGATCGGGTGCACCGTTGTCCTTGGTGCCCACGGTGACGTATCCGTGCCAGCGACCGTCCTTGCCGTAGAAGATCGACGAGGCGCCATTGGGCTGACGGCCTTTCGCCGTCCCGGCCCGGGTCATGCTGCGGTCCCGAAGTCGCCGGCCGTGAGACGCCGAGCCAGGAAGTCGTTCACCGCCTCTGTTGGGATGCGGCGCAAACTACCGATCTTGACCGAGGCGATCTCGCCGGAGGTGACGTACTCGTACAGTTTCGTGCGACCGATGCCGATCCGTCGCGCGGCCTCGGCGACGGTGAAGGCGACAAGGGTGGTCTCGTCTTGGGCGGGCCGACGTTCGGAGATCAGGTTCCGCAGGTCGTCCTCGGGGACGTCCAGCAGGTCGGCTATCAGGGCAAGCGGAAGGTCGCTTCGGTGCAAGGGAGGGTCCTCTCCTGGCAGGCCACGGGACGGCGAATCCCGCTAGGTCGGCAAGTCGTTCAGGGATGGGCGTGAAGAGAAAAGAAGGAGCCCGAGACGGCAAAACCCGCGCTGTTCGTAGCAGCGAGCGAGGTGCCGGGATCAGCTCTGCTCGGTCGGCGCGTCCATGCGCTCGCCGAGGAAGCTGCGGAGCCGCGTAGGGGCTCCGCGGTGGTGATGGAATTCGCCATTCGAGGCGATGGTCAACTCGTGGGTCAGTAGAGCCTTGACCATGTCGTCCTGGTTGGGGTTGGCGTCCGTGTAGGCCGCCAGTTCGTCCTGGATTCGGCGCATGTCCTTCCCCAGATCCCGCCATTCCCTCCATCTCGCGACGTACTCGCCGACGAGACGTCGGACCAGCGGATTGGCGAGCTGGCCGGGCGGACTGGTCAACTCGTCGAAGGTCAGATCGAAGACCTTGCAGAAGCCGAGCGCCTCATCGAGATTGACCCTTCGGCGGGGCTTCCCACTCTCGATGCGCCAGATCGCGGACTGGTTGACCGGGTGGCCGACATCAGCCATCCGCTCGGCGAGCGTGACCGTGCTCCACCCGCGTGCCTCGCGTTCGAGCTTGATCCGCTCCGCGACATGCTCCTCGGCCAGCGGCCGGTCCGGCCCCGCGCGGGAGGCGCCTTCGTTACTACTCACCACTGCACCTCCTTGCTGGGGCCCGACGGACAGCCGGGGCGATGGTGAAAACTAAACACCATTCCGGAGTCGAATGCAACCGTTGCGCTTCCAAAAACGTCAGGTACTGTAGACGTCCGCCCTCGAACGGCGGTGAACGCAAAAAGCCCCCGACGCTACGAACGTCGGGGGCCAAGCACGAACTCTTGTAACCGCCCATCCCTGAACGATTGACCCGCGTGGCCTGGGATTCGCCGTCCCGTACGGCCCGCAAGTTGAGGAGCTCAATGTCCAGTATGGACGAACCCCGGCCGAACGCGCCACACCTCGCGGGAACCGGCCGCCAGCCCACGGCGGGCTACCCCACCGCGGTTCCGCCGCACGACGTCGACGCCGAAGCCGCCGTGCTGGGGGCCTGCATGCATCAGGCGGCGGTGATCGACGAAGTGCGCCAATTGCTCGACGCGGCCGACTTCTACCGCCCCGCGCACGAGACGGTCTGGCGCGCCATCCTCGCTCTGCACGGCGAGGACAAGCCGACCGACCCCATCGTCCTGTCGCACCAGCTGCGCGCCCAGGACGACCTGGAACGGGTCGGCGGTGTGGTGTACGTCCACCAGCTCGCCGACGCCGTGCCCTCCGCCAGCAGCGCCGCCTATTACGCGGGCATCGTGCGCACGATGGCCGACCTGAGGCGTCTGCGGGCCTCCGGCATCCGGACCGCTCAGCAGGCGATGGAGCCGGGCGCCGATCCGGATGCCATCCGCAGCGAGGTGGAGGCAGAGGTCCAGGCGGAGCGCGAGCGTGCGCTGGCCTCGGGACAGGGCCGACTCTCCCGGTTCATCACCGACGGATGGCGCTTCGTCACCGAGACCGGCACTGACACCGAACCTCTCTGGGGCACTCGGGAGCAGACGGCCTGGTCGTCGGGAGAGAGCCTGATGATCGTCGGAGCGCCGGGAGTCGGGAAGACCACGCTGGCCCACCAAGTGATCCTCGCTCGTCTGGGCCTGTCGGACAGCGTCCTGGACATGCCGGTCGCACCGAGCCGACGGGTGCTGTACCTCGCGCTGGACAGGTATAAGCAGATCG from the Streptomyces sp. AM 4-1-1 genome contains:
- a CDS encoding CBASS oligonucleotide cyclase, with translation MAGESYVDHEVLKSYAKSKVNVPKEEAKERRRQVNYLRERLEDYIAAHPDFDLVKLRASGSTAKHTAIRRRRGTGSDADVAAYLRVGDPAIDVSTALAWLEKRCKEVYGKTKVAEDFKLSDHAVGITMRGSDLKIDVVPVLYTGEPDDQGYLVTSGGIKVLTSVTLHLRFIEKRKGEAGDGYRELIRLLKGWVRESKEGDPQLRCKSFLIELLVAHLWDVGWNGQPLQVDDYPRAIEQVLSYIVRTGLKTPITFTDYYTADEVSATTDPIQVWDPVNPENNVARGYTEFDRQRLVNHAKTTLDTLTTAAYATTKSEALDLWRELFGPTFPGE
- a CDS encoding helix-turn-helix domain-containing protein produces the protein MHRSDLPLALIADLLDVPEDDLRNLISERRPAQDETTLVAFTVAEAARRIGIGRTKLYEYVTSGEIASVKIGSLRRIPTEAVNDFLARRLTAGDFGTAA
- a CDS encoding SAVED domain-containing protein, whose amino-acid sequence is MAHLPAPGPTSVRTTGDYYQWLVAWEACLTLLRENAARSHNPVRAVGVELDGVGNLDDVVMLRDVPPSTYKQVKYAVDSATPVNVEYLTKPSNSGGPSILKKIARTWKQLTADGGSVELHLVTNRAADPADDLVKVCDARTGLLMPKAGVGGDKSDRGKARARWAEEAALTEAELLDLLSVLHFDLSVNMVKYQEYLQLLMAVAGLHNDQRALEAGAGWVAKMVRDGQRELTLAMVESAVTELGLEAGPARAVLSIATLKPDPMAPDADHAIDWVDRFESESEYTKRRPLSPNTWAQLQADIEAAPGRLPAGTTAVSVTGSIRLAPAFLVGTTFRMVTGTDLAALQRGRAGSELWSTNDPFETPLAPEVAEYELGQGDEIAVAIAVATEITSDVLEYLREQNLPVGKLIVFAPPSGKANDGSVHGSTAANALAVGIRDHLRRSTRRVQRMHLFLACPMGLAVLLGNRWNRLCQTVVYEDIKIGDGYEAAFTVEA
- a CDS encoding AAA family ATPase, which translates into the protein MTSQDDLFHPVIELPEPTRRARYDRLIGLDETKLRLRKEAALLADPRRLRSWAAQYHGGDVAALALFADRAPLFVFAGDVGSGKSALAESFGCDLADWLDLPVYLYRLKLATRGSGLVGEMTSLIGDAFTHMHTVGKRASGSGGARAVQLLVVDEADALVQSREAQQMHHEDRAGVDAFLAGIDGLTGAALPVVIVLCTNRVGALDPAVMRRAAATFTFTRPSDEQRHAVLTQALDGLGIRPETVRKVVVLTGPTEGRPGYTFSDLTQRLVPAAVFRAFPDRPVMDEDLLALAEEMEPTPVFTEER
- a CDS encoding helix-turn-helix transcriptional regulator; the protein is MSSNEGASRAGPDRPLAEEHVAERIKLEREARGWSTVTLAERMADVGHPVNQSAIWRIESGKPRRRVNLDEALGFCKVFDLTFDELTSPPGQLANPLVRRLVGEYVARWREWRDLGKDMRRIQDELAAYTDANPNQDDMVKALLTHELTIASNGEFHHHRGAPTRLRSFLGERMDAPTEQS
- a CDS encoding tyrosine-type recombinase/integrase is translated as MTRAGTAKGRQPNGASSIFYGKDGRWHGYVTVGTKDNGAPDRRHISRKTRPDVTRAVRELERQRDKGAVRKAGQNWTLETWLVHWVENIAAPNVSENTIDGYRVAVYHHLIPGLGAHRLEKLEPEHLERFYKKMQDNGSSAGTVHQSHRTVRTALNEAVRRAHLTVNPATIAKGPRVEEEEVEPYSVEEVQRLLAEAHKHRNTARWVIALALGLRQGEVLGMQWSDVDFELNVIRVRRGRLRPRYQHGCGDRCGRKPGFCPQKINTRRETKSVKSRAGQRPIGVPGELMELLRQHKEEQGRERKRGRDLWTEKGYVFTSPTGEPLNPNTDFHKWKDLLKAAGVRDGRLHDARHTAATVLLILGVSDAVVDGIMGWEPGKSARMRRRYQHLTSRVLKDTADKVGGLLWPWAGEPPAL
- a CDS encoding DnaB-like helicase N-terminal domain-containing protein, giving the protein MSSMDEPRPNAPHLAGTGRQPTAGYPTAVPPHDVDAEAAVLGACMHQAAVIDEVRQLLDAADFYRPAHETVWRAILALHGEDKPTDPIVLSHQLRAQDDLERVGGVVYVHQLADAVPSASSAAYYAGIVRTMADLRRLRASGIRTAQQAMEPGADPDAIRSEVEAEVQAERERALASGQGRLSRFITDGWRFVTETGTDTEPLWGTREQTAWSSGESLMIVGAPGVGKTTLAHQVILARLGLSDSVLDMPVAPSRRVLYLALDRYKQIARAMARSVGPEHEQRLRDGLAVWQGPLPAALDREPDLLADLAAAHQADTIVIDSLKDAVSTLVDDALGVAYNNARQRAIRNGVEIMELHHQRKATEGAPRAQKPTLDRVYGSTWITSGAGSVLFVSGEAGDLAVTLHHLKTPTGEIGPLQVIHDHERGISTLDPALDPVAILRQRPDGLTVRELAMIQSGQNNPERSATEKARRTLDRLVRAGLAGKAEGTAGGTGGGQQARYRASVRHIGAVS